CACAAATGACATCCTCAAACTCATAAGGTGCGGAACGAGAAACATGTAATTTCAAATTACGCATTGATGCCAATAATACCCGAGGTTGCTCAGAAACAATATTGCTTGTTTGTTGTAGCATAAAACTGAATTCCTTTCCTCAAAAAACAATTTTGATGGTTCCAAACATGGAAAATCTCACCCTGGTGAATACTTACTCGCTGGTCTTTACCGTGAACAAGTTGATTTAAAGGCAAAATTCAGTAGGTAGATACAAATGGTTCACTGTTCAAATTCTGCTAATGCAACTTGCCGTGAACTACTGCCTTGTTATTGCAAAATGGTCTATTTCCTACTTCGTGTCCTTCGCCTTTACCCTACCCCTACTCTCTGTTGAAGCCACCCTCCGGACATCTACGAAAAGAGGGGCTACCCTTCCGAAAAGCCGCAGCATGGTACGTATTAGCCTCAGCTTCTGAGTAGGAACTACACGTCTACAAGCGTCTACCTAGTTCAATACATTTTTGTGAAGCAACGGAGTAAAGTTCTAGCAACTAGCTCAAGTGACATTGCAGAATGGAAGTATGAAATAGGATGTCTCTGACTTAAACCCTTGTAGACTTATCAGAGATTAGTTAGGGTTTTACGCAGCCAGAAACATTTACTTTTCTTAGCATCAATCCATTGTTCAGTAACGCTGCCCCAGTTCTCCAAAATGGGTAACACACCTGTATAGTTATAGCTATAGCCAACAAGATTAGGACGTAAACTAAAAGAGTTCCCAGAGCGTCTACCCCATTTCAATGGCTAAAGCTTATAGTGATGATTTCCGGCAAAAAGTTATGCAAGCGATTGAGTTGGACGGTCTCAAGAAGTCTGAAGCCAGCCAAGTGTTCAATATCAGTCGTAATACGATTAACTTGTGGTTGCAGCGCAAAGCCCAAACGGGTGATGTCAAACCCAAACCGAGGAAAGCATCGCAGCAGAGCGGCAAAATCAGCGATTGGGAGAAGTTTCGCACTTTTGTCAAAGAGCATGGGGATAAAACCCAGAGCGAAATGGCACAGCTATGGGATGGGGAAATTAGCCAACGCACGATTTCAAGGGCATTACGAAAGATAGGACATACACGTAAAAAAAAACATACGGGTATAGTCAACGAGATGAAGCTAAACGGGCAGCGTTGTTAGCGCAACTGGATAACCCGAAAGCGTCTCATCTGGTATATGTTGATGAGTCTGGTATGGATGAACGCGACAACTACGGCTACGGATACTCCCTTGTTGGGGAACGCTTCTACGACCTCAAATCGGGTCGACGGCAAGGTCGCATTAATATGATTGCTGGGTATCGAGAGGGGCAATTGATTGCGCCATTTACTGTCGAGGGGGCGTGTAACCGAACCGTGTTTGAGACCTGGCTAGAAACGTGTTTGATTCCGGTGTTGCGTCCGGGTGAGTGGGTGATTGTAGATAATGCAACGTTTCATCATGGTGGTCGGATTGCCCAATTAATTCAAGCTGCAGGGTGTCAGCTAGTCTATCTGCCGCCCTATTCGCCAGATCTTAATCGGATTGAAAAGTGTTGGGCATGGTTAAAAAGTAGGGTTCGCAAGCTGTTACCCAAATCGGATAATTTACGTGATGCAATAGAAACCGTTCTCAAGCAAGCAGCGTCCTAACTAATATGGCTACGGCTATAGCAATTGCTTCTTCAACGCTCAATTGTACAGTAGCTTTTATTAAGGATTGGTTAAAATAAAGGTTTTTTCTTAAAGAGTTCTTAAAAAAGAGATTGAAAATTTTGCCAAATGTAAAACTTGGGCTTTGTACATGGTTATTGAAAAAATGATCGAAAATCTTCATCTTTTTGACTCAACTGTACCCAGTCTAAGTTCAAATACTTAAACTTTTGCACAAGGCGATCGCATGCTGGGCGTTCTGTGGCGTAATGTCCGGCATCAATTAAAATTAAACCACAATCACGGCTTTCCTGAAACTGATGGAATTTACAGTCAGAAGTCAAATAAGCTTGAGCGCCTGTTTTCACAACCGCCGAGATAAAACTCGCTCCCGAACCACCCAAAACGGCAACTCGGGAAATTTCCTGTTCTAAATCTGCCACTGGAGAGGAAATCAGATGAGAAGGAGCAAGTTGGGTTTGAATTGTTGCGAGTAACTCCCCTAAAGTTATGGATGCCTCTAAATTCCCTACACGTCCATATCCTAAGCCTGGTTGTGTGGTTACTACAGGAGAGACTTCCTTAAGTTCTAGAATTTGAGCCAAAACGTCAGCGGTGCCATCTTCCACTTGGTCCAAATTGGTATGAGCACTGTAAATACCGATATTGTAGGTAAAAGCTAACCGTGCCATTTCGCCTATAGCGTCGCCACTGCGTAAAGACTTGGGCGGACTGAAAATCAAAGGATGGTGGGCGAAAATCAGATTAACGCGGATACCAGCATCGCACAAAGCAATGGCTTCTTGCATGACTGCTAAAGTTGGTGTCAAACAAACCAAAACCCGCGCGTCTTCCTGCAATACTCCAGGCTCAATTTGCCAACCACAATTGTCCCAGCTTTCTTGCCAAGCCGGATTTGCCCATTTTTCAAACCAGGTAATGAAATCAGCAATTTTCATTTGTCATTAGTCATTAATCATTTGTCATTTGTCATCCCCAGAGATGTGAATAACCAATTCTCTGCTGTGGCTTCGTTGCCTATGCTCCCAGATATAAATTCCCTGCCAAGTTCCCAGTACTAAGTGACCTCGATTAATGGGGATCAATTCTGAAGTATGGGTTAGAGCTGTGCGGATGTGTGCTGGCATATCATCGGGACCTTCAGCATCATGGATGTACTGGGCTGATTCTGGCACGAGTTTTGCCATAAAGTTGGCTAAATCTTTCAGGACATCGGGATCGGCATTTTCTTGAATGAGCAAACTGGCTGACGTGTGGCGTATAAACAGGACGCACAGTCCTGTCTCAACCCCTGATTCGGCGACTGCGTCTTCAACTTTTTGGGTTATGTTATGTAAAGATTTACCAGTCGTGGAAATCCTCAGTAGCTTTTGGTAGTGAGTCATCTTTCACTCTTCAGGAGTCATTGGTGATTCGTCATCACTCTTTGGTTCAGAGTTTGTAGGCTCTTGAGTGTTAACTGTTGACTCTAAGCTCTCTTCCTCTGCTTCTTCTGGGTGATTTTCTTCGCTTTCTAGCCAAGGAGAGTCGAAGTGAGTCCAAGGAATGATTGGTTTATTAGGTAGGTTGGGGGTTAAGACTGTAATATTTGCTGGATCTGGTTTTGGCAAATGCACACAACTACTACCAGGTTCTGTATCATTAAATTTTTCGGAAGAATTCATATTTATTGCTGCAAATTGGGTATAAAATAGACAGCTACCACATGCAACAAGGCAACCAAGGCTATTCCCCAAGTAACACCAGCAGCATAGAATAACGACTGAGAAATATCGTTTATAGCCTGCTTGTTAGCATTATACGTCTCTACTAGGTTAACTAACATCTGCAACTGATATTCTTCGGGTGGCATTGCTAAATAACCCTCTAGAAATTTTTCATTTTCTGGGTTGGGAGTAATGACGAATTGACGTGGCAGTAAAGCATTTATCAACAGTGTAAAATTTATTAAAAATAAAATAACTTCTGTAATACTAAATAAGCTAAAGACGGAAAGCAGTCTGGCGATGGTGAGAACGCTGAGCAATGCACTGTTTGCCACAAATAGAATATTCGTCTGAGTCAGTAAAATTTGCCGTTCTTCCTTTTGTTTGTCTAAAACTCGACGTATATCTTCGGAGGCTAAGCTCAGAGTCAGGGAAGATAGATTTTGTTCCATGACAAAACTTAGGACGATATAATTTAGTATAAAAATTACTTTTTTTCACAGTACCCTGTTACAGCTTATAGCG
The sequence above is a segment of the Mastigocladopsis repens PCC 10914 genome. Coding sequences within it:
- a CDS encoding secondary thiamine-phosphate synthase enzyme YjbQ, with the translated sequence MTHYQKLLRISTTGKSLHNITQKVEDAVAESGVETGLCVLFIRHTSASLLIQENADPDVLKDLANFMAKLVPESAQYIHDAEGPDDMPAHIRTALTHTSELIPINRGHLVLGTWQGIYIWEHRQRSHSRELVIHISGDDK
- a CDS encoding Nif3-like dinuclear metal center hexameric protein translates to MKIADFITWFEKWANPAWQESWDNCGWQIEPGVLQEDARVLVCLTPTLAVMQEAIALCDAGIRVNLIFAHHPLIFSPPKSLRSGDAIGEMARLAFTYNIGIYSAHTNLDQVEDGTADVLAQILELKEVSPVVTTQPGLGYGRVGNLEASITLGELLATIQTQLAPSHLISSPVADLEQEISRVAVLGGSGASFISAVVKTGAQAYLTSDCKFHQFQESRDCGLILIDAGHYATERPACDRLVQKFKYLNLDWVQLSQKDEDFRSFFQ
- a CDS encoding IS630 family transposase (programmed frameshift), encoding MAKAYSDDFRQKVMQAIELDGLKKSEASQVFNISRNTINLWLQRKAQTGDVKPKPRKASQQSGKISDWEKFRTFVKEHGDKTQSEMAQLWDGEISQRTISRALRKIGHTRKKTYGYSQRDEAKRAALLAQLDNPKASHLVYVDESGMDERDNYGYGYSLVGERFYDLKSGRRQGRINMIAGYREGQLIAPFTVEGACNRTVFETWLETCLIPVLRPGEWVIVDNATFHHGGRIAQLIQAAGCQLVYLPPYSPDLNRIEKCWAWLKSRVRKLLPKSDNLRDAIETVLKQAAS